The Microbacterium horticulturae region AGGCCGCGGCGGTCACGTTTCTGTTCGCAATCGGTCACGCGCTCGAGCAGGCGACGCTGAACAAGACCCGCTCGGCGCTGGCCGAGCTGGTGGCCGTCGCACCCGAGACGGCCGTGGTGCTGCGCGACGGCGTGCAGCACGAGATCGCGGCCGCCGCCGTGGAGCCCGGCGAGCTCGTGCTGGTGAAGAACGGCGCGAAGGTGCCGGTCGACGGCGTCGTCGCGCGCGGTGTCGGCGCGGTCGACGAGGCGTCGATCACGGGCGAGTCGATCCCCATCGAGAAGGCGGCCGGCGACCACGTGTTCGCCGGCACGGTCGCGACCGGCGGCGTGCTGCAGGTGACGGCCACCGGCGTCGGGGCCGACACGACACTGGCGCGCATCATCCACCGGGTCGAAGAGGCGCAAGACGCCAAGGCGAAGACCCAGGCCTTCATGGACCGCTTCTCAACCTGGTACACGCCCGGTATCATCGTGCTCGCGCTCGTGCTGGGCCTGGTCACACAGAATCTGACGCTCGCGTTGACACTGCTGGTGATCGGATGCCCTGGGGCCCTGGTCATCTCGATTCCCGTCGCGATCGTGGCAGGGATCGGGCGCGGCGCGAAGGACGGCATCCTGATCAAGGGCGGCGAGTACCTCGAGACAGCCGCGAAGGTCGACGTCGTCGCGATCGACAAGACGGGCACGCTCACCGAGGGGCGCCCGCACCTGACCGACGTCATCATCGTCGACCACGCATACGACCGCACGCAGGTACTCGCACTGGCCGCACGCGCCGAGGCCGGGTCGGAGCATCCCCTCGCCCGCCCGGTGCTCGACGCGGCCGCGGCGGCCGGGGTCGCGGTCGTGGGCTTGCCGTCGCACACAGAACCGGTGCCGGGCCGCGGCGTGATCGCGACGCTCGACGGACGGCAGGTCGCCGTCGGCACGCTCGCACTGTTGCGCGAGGGCGCGGCGCGAGGCGTGGACGTTGCCGCCGCGGCACCGCACGCGCGCCTGATCGAGGCTGTCGCCGACACCGTCGACGAGCTCGCCGCCGCCGGGCGCACGCCGATGGTGGTCGCCGTCGACGGACGTCCGATCGCCGTGCTTGCGGTCGCCGATCACGTGCGGCCCGAGGCCCTCGAGGCGATCCAGCGCCTTCATCGCGCCGGCGTGCGCCGCGTCGTGATGCTCACCGGTGATGCACCGCGGGTGGCAGCGGCGGTGGCCGACGAGGTCGGTGTCGACGAGGTGCGCGCGGGCCTGATGCCCGAGCAGAAGCTTGAGGCGGTGCGAGAGCTGCAGCGCGGCGGACACACCGTGGCCATGGTCGGCGACGGCGTCAACGACGCGCCCGCCCTGGCCGTCGCCCACATCGGCGTGGCCATGGGCGCGGCCGGCTCGGGCGTCGCGATCGAGACCGCCGACGTCGCCCTCATGCGCGATGACCTGCTCGCACTGCCGCGCGCCCTGGGACTGGCCCGGCGCACGGTCGCGGTCATGCGCGAGAACGTCGCGGTCGCCATGATCACCGTCGCGGCGCTGCTGGCGGGCGTTGTCTTCGGCGGCGTGACGATGGCGGTCGGGATGCTGGTGCACGAGCTCTCCGTGCTGGCGGTCATCGCCAACGCGATGCGGCTGTTGCGGGCGGATGCCGTGGGCCGCAGCCGCGGCCCGGCGCGGCGACCTGCACTCCGGACTCTTGCGCGCCTGCAGCGGCTCGAACCGCCCCGGTCCGCGATCGTCGAGCGCGCGCAGAGAGCCGACGAGTCACCCCACGTCGCTCGGCGGAGCTGAAATCGGATGGTCCACAGGGGTTCCCGATTCGCTCGCCACGTGATCGCTCATAGTTATCAAGACGTGAGCGCAGCGCGACCCACCGGTGCACCAGAAATTTCCGAGCGCGCGGGGTGTCCGATTCGCTCACCGCTTGATGTTCCTGAGACATCAACTGGTGAACGAATCACGAAGCCCCTCCCCGCGCCGAATTTTCGCCCGTCAACCCGCGCCGAATTTTCGCCCCGCCACGGGCGGCCAGTGAACCCCACCCGTTGAGCGAGCGAAGCGAGTGGAATCGCCCTGACCCGGGAACCCCGCCGCCCGCCCACCCCCTGCCAGACTTACCCCATGCCCCTGACCTCCGCACAGCTCGACCGCGCCGTCGGCGCGGTGATCGCCTCGGCCGCCGGCGACGCGCTCGGCTCGCAGTATGAGTTCGGCCCGTCGCTGCCCGACACGACGATCCCCGAGTTCGGCGTCGGTCACTTCGGTCACGGCGTCGGCGAGTGGACCGACGACACGAGCATGGCGATTCCGATCCTGCAGGTGCTCGCCGACGGGCACACGCTCGAAGACCCCGCGACTCTGGCCGAGATCGTGCAGTCCTGGCGGCGTTGGTCACTGTCAGCGATGGATGTCGGGATCCAGACCCGCGGCATCCTCTCGTCGATTCCGTCCGATGCGAGCGCCGAACATGCCACCACCGCCGCCCGGCTCGCGCACGAGCGCCTCGGGCGCAGCGGCGGCAACGGATCGCTCATGCGCACCGGCCCGGTCGCCCTCGGCTATCTGAACCGCACCCCTGCCGAACTCGCCGACGCTGCCGGGCGCGTCGCGCAGCTGACCCATTGGGAAGACGACAACGTCGTCGCCTGTGCACTGTGGTGCCTTGCGATCCGCCACGCGATCCTCACCGGCGAGCTCGACATGCACGCCGCCCTCCGGTCGTTGAGCGAGCCGCGAAGCGGCGAGTCGAAACGCCCCGACCCCCGCCCGTTGAGCGAGCGAAGCGAGTCGAAACGCCCCAACGCGCTCCCGCCCGAAACCGCAACCCGCTGGGCGCAGCTGATCGACGAGGCGCTGGCACCCGGCATCCACCCCCGCGCGTTCAGCGACGAGAACGGCTGGGTCGTCCGGGCGTTCCAGGGGGCGCTGGCCGCCGTCGCCGGGGCGACGTCGCTGGTGGATGCCGTGCAGCGCGCCGTCCGCGGCGGCAATGACACCGATACCGTGGCCGCGATCGCCGGCGCCTTGGCCGGCGCCGTCTACGGTGCTGCGGCCGTGCCGGCCAACTGGCGCGCGCAGCTGCACGGCTGGCCGGGTATCGACGCCGATGAGCTCGAGCGGCTCGCCCGCCGAGCGGTCGCGTAGCCCCAGGGGCCCGGCGCCGGCCGACGGCGCGTCAGGACCCGATGACGACGATGCCGTCCTCATCCGATACAAGGCTTTCACCCTCAACGAATGTCACGCCGCCGAACTCAATGGGCACTCCCGCTTCGCCGGTTCGATTCTTCAGGCTCTTGCGCGGGTTCGTGCCCAATGCCTTGATGGATATGTCCATTTCGTCGAGGACGGCTGCGTCCCGTACGGCACCACAGATGACGATGCCCGCCCAGCCGTTGTCGATCGCGAGTCTCGCCATCTCGTCGCCCATGAGAGCCCGATGCAACGATCCCCCACCGTCGACGACGAGAATGCGGCCGTGTGCAGGCTCAGCGAGCACCTCGCGGAGCAGGACGTTGTCTTCCCGGCTCCGGACAGTCGTGATTGAGCCGCTGAACCGCGAGCGACGGCCGAACCGCCGGAACTGGAGGTCGCACGAGCGTACATCGTCGCCGTAGTGGTCAGCCAGATCGGCCGTCGACTGGAAAACTTCCTCTGTTGTCATGACCGACCTCCCTTTGACAGTTGCGTATGAACTGGTTCGGGTGCCGGGAGACGCCGCCACCGCAGATGCCGGCTCTCCACGCTGCGCGCCGTGGTCAGCTCGACAACGGCGAACTTCTCAGCCAGCGCCGCCTTCAACGCGGGCGCCACGTCGGCGAGCGACGCCGCTCGCGCCGCATACGCACCAGCGGCGATTGCGAACTCCGCGATTCCCGGGGCACGGATGACGGCGAGTTCCGCCTGCCCGTCGTCAGCCGCGAGGCGGTGGTATTCGGTGCCGAGCGCCTCGTCATTGAAGACCACCGCAGTCAATCGAACGCCCGCGCGCACGGCGGTATCCAGCTCTTGAGCATGCATCATGAACCCGGCATCCCCCTCGAAGACGACAACGCGTCGATCGGGGGCACCCGAGGCCACCCCGATGGCCGTCGTCATTCCCTGGCCGATCGAACCGAACCCTTGCGCGAGAAGCGTGGTTCGCGGCCCGCT contains the following coding sequences:
- a CDS encoding heavy metal translocating P-type ATPase — encoded protein: MRHLIRSSRSLGSLRVFHSRWGVPAVAGALIALSFGLSKLFGLTVWGDAFMLAAAATAGIPIILSALRALRAKVVGIDLLVSVAAIGAVVLGELWEAAAVTFLFAIGHALEQATLNKTRSALAELVAVAPETAVVLRDGVQHEIAAAAVEPGELVLVKNGAKVPVDGVVARGVGAVDEASITGESIPIEKAAGDHVFAGTVATGGVLQVTATGVGADTTLARIIHRVEEAQDAKAKTQAFMDRFSTWYTPGIIVLALVLGLVTQNLTLALTLLVIGCPGALVISIPVAIVAGIGRGAKDGILIKGGEYLETAAKVDVVAIDKTGTLTEGRPHLTDVIIVDHAYDRTQVLALAARAEAGSEHPLARPVLDAAAAAGVAVVGLPSHTEPVPGRGVIATLDGRQVAVGTLALLREGAARGVDVAAAAPHARLIEAVADTVDELAAAGRTPMVVAVDGRPIAVLAVADHVRPEALEAIQRLHRAGVRRVVMLTGDAPRVAAAVADEVGVDEVRAGLMPEQKLEAVRELQRGGHTVAMVGDGVNDAPALAVAHIGVAMGAAGSGVAIETADVALMRDDLLALPRALGLARRTVAVMRENVAVAMITVAALLAGVVFGGVTMAVGMLVHELSVLAVIANAMRLLRADAVGRSRGPARRPALRTLARLQRLEPPRSAIVERAQRADESPHVARRS
- a CDS encoding ADP-ribosylglycohydrolase family protein, whose protein sequence is MPLTSAQLDRAVGAVIASAAGDALGSQYEFGPSLPDTTIPEFGVGHFGHGVGEWTDDTSMAIPILQVLADGHTLEDPATLAEIVQSWRRWSLSAMDVGIQTRGILSSIPSDASAEHATTAARLAHERLGRSGGNGSLMRTGPVALGYLNRTPAELADAAGRVAQLTHWEDDNVVACALWCLAIRHAILTGELDMHAALRSLSEPRSGESKRPDPRPLSERSESKRPNALPPETATRWAQLIDEALAPGIHPRAFSDENGWVVRAFQGALAAVAGATSLVDAVQRAVRGGNDTDTVAAIAGALAGAVYGAAAVPANWRAQLHGWPGIDADELERLARRAVA
- the rraA gene encoding ribonuclease E activity regulator RraA, which codes for MTTEEVFQSTADLADHYGDDVRSCDLQFRRFGRRSRFSGSITTVRSREDNVLLREVLAEPAHGRILVVDGGGSLHRALMGDEMARLAIDNGWAGIVICGAVRDAAVLDEMDISIKALGTNPRKSLKNRTGEAGVPIEFGGVTFVEGESLVSDEDGIVVIGS